In a genomic window of Synergistales bacterium:
- a CDS encoding NAD-dependent epimerase/dehydratase family protein, with protein sequence MKRILVDGAFGQIGVELVRRLREVYGASGVLATSIRDKGIDLGDGPFALLDVRDPSRMAELVQRHRADTIIHLAGILSARAEEQPQPAWDVNVNGLKVALEVARREDCSLFFPSSIAAFGGATPKRRTPQDTIQRPSTIYGIAKLTGELLCDYYHSRYGVDTRGVRFPGLISCVTPPGGGTTDYAVWIFYEALQRGRYSSFIAPGTSMDMMYMPDALDSVIQLMEADPSGLVHRNAFNVTAMSFAPEELAAAIRRRLPEFVMDYDVDPARQAIADSWPDSLDDSAAREEWGWNPRYDLEAMTDDMLRRLSAKLDIPIDGNPQGGA encoded by the coding sequence ATGAAACGGATTCTTGTTGACGGGGCCTTCGGGCAGATCGGCGTCGAGCTGGTCCGGAGGTTGCGGGAGGTCTACGGGGCTTCCGGTGTGCTGGCCACCAGCATCCGGGACAAGGGGATCGATCTGGGGGACGGTCCCTTCGCGCTGCTGGATGTCCGGGACCCATCCCGGATGGCCGAGCTGGTGCAGCGCCACAGGGCGGATACCATCATCCATCTTGCCGGCATCCTCTCGGCCAGGGCCGAAGAGCAGCCCCAGCCGGCCTGGGATGTGAATGTCAACGGGCTGAAGGTTGCCCTGGAGGTGGCCCGCCGGGAGGACTGTTCCCTCTTTTTCCCCAGCTCCATCGCCGCCTTCGGCGGCGCCACGCCGAAGCGCAGGACCCCGCAGGATACCATCCAGCGGCCCTCCACCATCTACGGGATCGCCAAACTGACCGGCGAACTGCTCTGTGACTACTACCACAGCAGATACGGCGTGGACACCCGGGGGGTGCGCTTCCCGGGACTGATCTCCTGCGTCACGCCCCCGGGCGGGGGCACCACCGACTACGCCGTGTGGATCTTCTACGAGGCCTTGCAAAGGGGGCGGTACAGCTCCTTTATCGCGCCGGGGACCTCCATGGACATGATGTACATGCCCGACGCCCTGGACAGCGTCATCCAGCTGATGGAGGCGGATCCCTCGGGGCTGGTCCACCGGAACGCCTTCAACGTCACCGCCATGAGCTTCGCTCCCGAGGAGCTGGCCGCGGCGATCCGGCGCCGCCTCCCGGAATTCGTCATGGACTATGACGTAGACCCGGCCCGCCAGGCCATCGCCGATTCCTGGCCGGACTCGCTGGACGACAGCGCCGCCCGCGAGGAGTGGGGCTGGAATCCCCGGTACGACCTGGAGGCCATGACCGACGACATGCTCAGGCGGCTTTCCGCGAAGCTCGACATCCCGATTGATGGGAACCCACAGGGAGGTGCGTAG
- a CDS encoding aminotransferase class I/II-fold pyridoxal phosphate-dependent enzyme, translating to MLDRLEQRLRQDLAALREEGRDKGAEAVIVGVRKPEGPSGPRYLIEGYGDRPFIRMNANAYLGMGLREELHTAESEEAARSGVGPGAVRFISGTFEAHRRLEKRIAAFHGREEAIIFNAAYTTVGGVLTSLLDKETAVISDELNHNCIINAIRMARPGSKAIYRHNSVAELEEKIREAEGARRLVVVTDGIFSMRGDHAPLAELQRMVDSYSDGFPEGALLMVDDSHGVGAFGATGRGTEEHTGARVDLLVGTLGKAFGVNGGYLAASETVVTYLREKAPMYIYSNPVSPGEAAAATTAIDLLDSDRGQAVLDHLKAMTGRFEAGLQKLGFEVIEGEHPVVPLMVRDTRKTAELVKWLTDHGVLATGLNYPVVPAGDEEIRFQVCADHTEADIDSVLGVLEAYPER from the coding sequence ATGCTGGACAGACTGGAACAGCGTTTGCGGCAGGATCTCGCGGCCCTCCGCGAGGAGGGACGCGACAAGGGCGCGGAAGCGGTGATCGTGGGCGTCAGAAAGCCCGAGGGTCCCAGCGGCCCGCGGTACCTCATCGAGGGCTACGGCGACCGTCCCTTCATCCGGATGAACGCCAACGCCTATCTGGGGATGGGTCTCCGCGAGGAGCTGCACACCGCGGAATCCGAGGAAGCGGCCCGATCCGGTGTCGGCCCCGGGGCCGTGCGGTTCATCTCCGGTACCTTCGAGGCCCACCGGCGGCTGGAGAAAAGGATCGCCGCCTTCCACGGCCGGGAGGAGGCCATCATCTTCAACGCCGCCTACACCACCGTCGGCGGCGTGCTGACCTCGCTGCTGGACAAGGAGACGGCGGTCATCAGCGACGAGCTCAACCACAACTGCATCATCAACGCCATCCGGATGGCCCGGCCCGGGAGCAAGGCCATCTACCGCCACAACAGCGTGGCCGAACTGGAAGAGAAGATCAGGGAGGCCGAAGGAGCCCGGCGTCTGGTGGTGGTCACCGACGGCATCTTCAGCATGCGGGGCGACCACGCGCCGCTGGCGGAGCTCCAGCGCATGGTGGACAGCTACAGCGACGGCTTTCCCGAGGGCGCGCTGCTCATGGTGGACGATTCCCACGGCGTGGGCGCCTTCGGGGCCACCGGACGGGGCACCGAGGAGCACACCGGCGCACGGGTGGACCTGCTGGTGGGGACCCTGGGCAAGGCCTTCGGCGTCAACGGCGGCTATCTCGCCGCCTCAGAGACGGTGGTCACCTACCTCCGCGAGAAGGCGCCCATGTACATCTACTCCAACCCCGTTTCTCCCGGCGAGGCCGCCGCGGCGACCACCGCCATCGATCTCCTGGACAGCGACAGAGGCCAGGCGGTGCTCGACCATCTCAAGGCCATGACCGGGCGCTTCGAGGCGGGGCTGCAGAAGCTGGGCTTCGAGGTCATCGAAGGGGAGCACCCGGTGGTGCCGCTGATGGTGCGGGACACGCGGAAGACCGCCGAACTGGTCAAGTGGCTCACCGACCACGGCGTCCTGGCCACGGGGCTCAACTACCCCGTGGTCCCCGCCGGCGACGAGGAGATCCGCTTCCAGGTCTGCGCCGACCACACCGAGGCCGATATCGACAGCGTGCTGGGCGTTCTGGAGGCATACCCAGAAAGATAA